One part of the Acinetobacter sp. XS-4 genome encodes these proteins:
- the gpmI gene encoding 2,3-bisphosphoglycerate-independent phosphoglycerate mutase translates to MTDATAGKIPHVLVIMDGVGHREATEDNAFLAAKTPNLAAMTAKHPNSLISGSGEDVGLPDGQMGNSEVGHMNLGAGRVLYQDFTRITKDIRTGDFFKHEVLIDAVEKAKAAGGAVHIMGLLSDGGVHSHDDHIVAMCELALKRGAKVYLHAFLDGRDTPPRSAQSSLEKLDALFAQYQGQGRIATMIGRYFAMDRDNRWDRVEQAYRLLTEGEALRTAQTAVEGLELAYAANENDEFVKATRIGDVAKVQDGDSVVFMNFRADRAREITRAFVEKDFAGFERKVVPNLSKFVMLTRYQASIDAPVAYMPEALKNSLGEYLSSLGKTQLRIAETEKYAHVTFFFSGGREDEYPGEKRILIPSPNVATYDLKPEMSAYEVTDELVKAINSGEYDLLVVNYANGDMVGHTGIFDAAVKAVEAVDLCLGRVYEAVMAKKGHMLITADHGNVEQMQDYESGQVHTQHTTELVPFIYVGPTQATIAEGGVLADVAPTILNLMQIPVPAEMQGRNLITLSA, encoded by the coding sequence ATGACGGATGCAACTGCTGGCAAGATTCCTCACGTTCTGGTCATTATGGATGGTGTTGGACACCGTGAAGCGACTGAAGATAATGCCTTTCTTGCAGCAAAAACACCGAATTTGGCGGCAATGACAGCAAAGCATCCAAATAGTCTAATTTCTGGTTCTGGTGAAGATGTTGGCTTACCTGATGGACAAATGGGTAACTCTGAAGTTGGCCATATGAACCTTGGTGCTGGTCGTGTCTTGTATCAAGACTTTACCCGTATTACTAAAGATATTCGTACTGGCGACTTTTTTAAACATGAAGTGTTGATCGACGCTGTTGAAAAAGCTAAAGCTGCTGGTGGTGCTGTTCATATTATGGGATTGCTCTCAGACGGAGGTGTTCATTCCCATGACGACCATATTGTGGCGATGTGTGAGCTTGCATTAAAACGTGGAGCAAAAGTTTATTTACATGCTTTCCTTGATGGTCGTGATACACCTCCACGTAGCGCTCAGTCGTCTTTAGAAAAATTAGATGCATTATTTGCTCAATACCAAGGTCAAGGTCGTATCGCAACCATGATTGGTCGCTACTTTGCAATGGATCGTGACAACCGTTGGGATCGTGTTGAGCAAGCTTATCGCTTGTTAACTGAAGGTGAGGCGCTTCGTACTGCACAAACAGCAGTGGAAGGGCTAGAGTTAGCTTATGCAGCCAATGAAAACGATGAGTTTGTAAAAGCGACTCGAATTGGTGATGTTGCTAAAGTGCAAGATGGCGATAGCGTTGTATTTATGAATTTCCGTGCTGACCGAGCTCGTGAAATTACTCGCGCATTTGTAGAAAAAGACTTTGCAGGCTTCGAGCGTAAAGTTGTACCAAATCTTTCTAAATTTGTGATGCTTACACGTTATCAGGCTAGCATTGATGCACCAGTTGCATACATGCCAGAAGCATTGAAAAATTCATTGGGTGAATATTTATCTTCTCTTGGCAAGACTCAGTTACGTATTGCCGAAACTGAAAAATATGCGCATGTAACGTTCTTCTTTAGTGGTGGACGCGAAGATGAATATCCGGGTGAGAAGCGTATTTTAATTCCATCTCCAAACGTTGCGACATATGATCTTAAGCCTGAAATGAGTGCTTATGAAGTAACTGATGAATTGGTTAAAGCCATTAATTCTGGTGAATACGATTTATTGGTTGTGAACTATGCTAATGGTGATATGGTAGGCCATACAGGTATTTTTGATGCGGCAGTTAAAGCAGTTGAAGCTGTCGACCTTTGCCTAGGACGTGTCTATGAAGCGGTTATGGCAAAGAAAGGCCATATGTTGATTACTGCTGACCATGGTAACGTTGAACAAATGCAAGACTACGAGAGTGGTCAAGTTCATACTCAACATACAACGGAACTTGTACCGTTTATCTATGTTGGCCCAACACAAGCAACAATTGCAGAAGGTGGTGTGCTTGCCGATGTAGCACCAACGATTCTCAATTTAATGCAGATTCCTGTTCCTGCCGAAATGCAAGGACGTAACCTGATTACATTATCTGCATAA
- the lptF gene encoding LPS export ABC transporter permease LptF has protein sequence MIIRRYLVKQVVSTSLVVISLLTLIMMGGRLIKYFGVAAQGRLDASILFSIIGYRLPEFLTLILPLGFFIGLMLVFGRLYVDHEMAVLNGSGVSRHQLARLLIPMTIVYMVCQSVLMLWMTPWGLREFEKLTTTQAVRTGFDLVRPREFISSGPYTIYAGSLSEDRKNLKDIFFYQRATKEDKPDVMILAKEATRVEVANDTANVVDLVQGRRYEIFPGQPKYTQAEFQSYRLRLENDKDVKFESGDVEALSTTKLFAKTNDPVIRSELGWRLFGPFTILIALMLSVALSEVSPRQGRYYRLIPAVFIFSSLIVLMIAIKTRISKEELDIWAYPAVLVVYGVAAALFSRKQKLAPKIKKQIKRVKL, from the coding sequence TTGATTATTCGGCGTTATCTCGTCAAGCAAGTTGTCTCTACCTCATTGGTGGTCATTTCCTTATTGACCCTAATCATGATGGGTGGTCGTCTGATCAAATACTTTGGTGTGGCGGCACAGGGGCGTTTAGATGCCAGTATCTTGTTTAGCATCATTGGATATCGGTTACCTGAATTTCTAACTCTTATTTTACCATTGGGGTTTTTCATTGGTTTAATGTTGGTGTTTGGTCGCTTATATGTTGACCATGAAATGGCAGTCTTGAATGGTAGTGGTGTGAGTCGTCATCAATTGGCGCGACTACTGATTCCAATGACAATTGTTTATATGGTGTGTCAGTCTGTGCTTATGCTCTGGATGACGCCGTGGGGACTACGTGAGTTTGAAAAGTTAACCACCACCCAAGCGGTTCGGACAGGCTTCGATTTGGTTCGCCCAAGAGAATTTATTTCTTCTGGACCTTATACGATTTATGCAGGTTCACTATCTGAAGATCGGAAAAACCTAAAAGACATTTTCTTTTATCAACGCGCGACCAAAGAAGATAAGCCAGATGTCATGATCTTGGCAAAAGAAGCAACTCGTGTAGAAGTTGCAAATGACACAGCCAATGTCGTTGATCTGGTGCAAGGCCGCCGTTATGAAATATTTCCGGGACAACCAAAATATACACAAGCAGAGTTTCAGTCTTATCGTCTACGTTTAGAAAATGACAAAGATGTTAAGTTTGAAAGTGGTGATGTAGAAGCATTATCAACGACTAAACTTTTTGCAAAAACGAATGATCCAGTCATAAGAAGTGAGTTGGGATGGCGTTTGTTTGGACCATTCACCATTCTTATCGCTTTAATGCTTTCTGTGGCATTGTCTGAGGTGAGCCCAAGACAAGGTCGCTATTATCGTCTTATTCCGGCGGTTTTTATTTTTTCCAGTCTGATCGTATTAATGATTGCAATCAAGACTCGTATTAGTAAAGAAGAACTCGATATTTGGGCTTATCCTGCTGTGTTGGTTGTTTATGGCGTTGCAGCTGCCTTATTTTCACGTAAACAGAAGTTGGCACCAAAAATCAAGAAACAGATCAAGCGAGTGAAATTATAA
- a CDS encoding S41 family peptidase translates to MLQHIKYKKLIVSMLLCCSQFAFAAPVVKEKLSPLHSDSEEPEHSYAEVPIESIQQFVQIYGIVRDNYVDVKSDDALFQQAIKGLVSGLDRYSRYLSAEEYRQLIQYTEGDLASVDFALSPELHLHKWMIRDLKTGSDSYKLGLRNGQTILKIDNQDLKNLNQDQVLGLLYGSIGSTLQVQAEELSGNINLVRNKKIETDIEPVMLHNQVLVLKIRVFQQDTANEIKRLIEENSSPRLKAVLIDLRNNPGGLLSAAVESADLFLNNGIIVSTKSRSEGNQQFQALPGNEFQNIKLGILINHRSASAAEVFTAAMKEHQRAWVMGEKSYGKGVVQKLFPLPSGAALQMTVSHYYTPNGNMIEGQGIQPNQSYPLPPEMKEDVYLDRVADLFLKKK, encoded by the coding sequence ATGCTGCAACACATTAAATATAAAAAACTTATTGTAAGTATGTTGCTGTGTTGCAGCCAATTTGCTTTTGCGGCGCCAGTTGTAAAAGAGAAATTGTCACCTTTGCATTCTGATTCGGAAGAACCGGAACATAGTTATGCAGAGGTGCCGATCGAGTCGATTCAACAGTTTGTTCAAATCTATGGAATCGTTCGAGATAACTATGTCGACGTGAAGTCTGACGACGCCTTATTTCAACAAGCCATTAAAGGGCTAGTGAGTGGGCTAGATCGTTATTCACGTTATTTGTCGGCAGAAGAATATCGTCAATTGATTCAATATACCGAAGGTGACCTTGCATCGGTTGATTTTGCGTTAAGCCCTGAATTGCATCTCCATAAGTGGATGATTCGTGATCTTAAAACGGGTTCAGACTCGTACAAGTTAGGTTTGAGAAATGGTCAGACTATTCTCAAGATTGATAACCAAGATTTAAAAAATTTAAACCAAGATCAGGTGCTCGGGCTACTTTATGGCTCTATTGGAAGTACGCTTCAAGTACAAGCAGAAGAGTTAAGTGGAAACATTAACTTAGTTCGTAATAAAAAAATAGAAACTGATATAGAACCTGTAATGCTACATAATCAGGTTTTAGTACTCAAAATTAGAGTATTCCAGCAAGACACTGCTAATGAAATTAAACGGTTAATTGAAGAAAATAGTTCACCACGTTTAAAAGCCGTTTTAATCGATTTGCGAAATAATCCAGGTGGATTGTTATCAGCAGCAGTCGAGTCAGCAGATTTATTTTTAAATAATGGAATTATTGTTTCAACTAAAAGCCGGTCGGAAGGTAATCAACAATTTCAGGCTTTGCCCGGCAATGAATTTCAAAATATAAAATTAGGTATATTAATTAATCATCGCTCTGCATCGGCCGCTGAAGTATTTACTGCAGCCATGAAAGAACACCAGCGTGCATGGGTCATGGGTGAAAAAAGTTATGGAAAAGGGGTAGTGCAAAAACTATTTCCTTTGCCAAGTGGCGCGGCACTACAAATGACTGTCTCACACTATTACACACCAAACGGTAATATGATTGAAGGGCAAGGTATTCAGCCTAATCAGAGCTATCCTTTGCCCCCAGAAATGAAAGAAGACGTCTATTTAGATCGCGTTGCAGACTTATTTCTAAAGAAAAAGTAA
- a CDS encoding leucyl aminopeptidase, protein MKFTTYKTFPEQTSNESLWILVDSEQLQSNVNTYQINNLESVLNATQFKGNFNETLPLFGQISNQPHSQLLGLGKTAELQTVKLAKLAQTIIKSTQNKFKHIAIDIAALPVEHHYLFALSLTQAAYGYDEFKSKKNEFVLQQVDLISSTTSLDEKQLALVHAVQSGQSYARDLGNRPGNICFPEYLAEQALALAAEFPDLLKVTVLNEQQMADLGMYAFLAVSKGSERPGRIVTLEYQAQIDQAPVVLVGKGVTFDTGGISLKPGLGMDEMKFDMCGAASVLGTIRALCEAKLPIHVVGAIAAAENMPSGKATRPGDIVTTMSGQTVEILNTDAEGRLVLCDTLTYIKRFNPAVVVDIATLTGACVVALGKVLSGLFSPDDALAAELQQAGEQSFDRVWRMPVIDDYQELLDSPFADIANIGGPYGGAITAACFLERFTREYRWAHLDVAGTAWLSGAAKGATGRPVPLLMQFLANRVNTNG, encoded by the coding sequence ATGAAATTTACAACTTATAAAACTTTTCCCGAACAGACATCTAATGAATCTTTGTGGATTTTAGTTGATTCTGAACAGCTACAAAGCAACGTCAACACATATCAAATCAATAACCTAGAAAGCGTTCTGAACGCTACCCAATTTAAAGGCAACTTCAATGAAACTCTGCCTTTATTTGGCCAGATTTCAAATCAGCCTCACAGCCAATTACTTGGCTTAGGAAAAACAGCCGAACTTCAGACAGTTAAATTAGCTAAACTTGCTCAAACTATTATCAAATCGACACAAAATAAATTTAAGCATATCGCAATTGATATTGCTGCGTTACCTGTCGAGCACCATTATTTATTTGCTTTAAGCTTAACTCAAGCAGCTTATGGTTATGATGAGTTTAAATCGAAAAAAAATGAATTTGTGTTACAACAGGTTGATTTAATTAGTTCAACAACTAGCCTAGATGAAAAGCAACTGGCTTTAGTACATGCAGTCCAGTCTGGACAGTCTTATGCACGAGACCTTGGCAACCGTCCTGGGAATATTTGTTTCCCAGAATATTTGGCAGAACAAGCTCTAGCTTTAGCAGCTGAATTCCCAGACTTACTTAAAGTAACTGTTTTAAATGAGCAACAAATGGCTGATTTAGGCATGTATGCTTTTCTTGCAGTCAGCAAAGGATCTGAACGTCCGGGCCGTATTGTAACGCTCGAATATCAAGCACAGATTGATCAAGCTCCAGTTGTTCTCGTTGGTAAAGGCGTAACTTTTGATACAGGCGGTATTTCTTTAAAACCAGGCCTTGGCATGGATGAAATGAAATTCGATATGTGCGGTGCAGCCTCTGTACTTGGTACAATCCGTGCCCTATGCGAAGCGAAACTGCCTATTCATGTAGTTGGTGCAATTGCAGCAGCAGAAAATATGCCTTCTGGTAAAGCAACTCGTCCAGGTGACATTGTGACCACCATGAGCGGTCAGACTGTTGAAATTTTAAATACAGATGCTGAAGGCCGTTTAGTACTGTGTGACACATTGACCTATATTAAACGCTTCAATCCAGCAGTAGTGGTTGATATTGCGACCTTAACAGGTGCGTGTGTAGTCGCTTTAGGCAAAGTACTCAGCGGTTTATTCTCACCAGATGATGCGTTGGCAGCCGAACTCCAACAAGCTGGCGAGCAATCGTTTGACCGTGTATGGCGTATGCCAGTGATTGATGATTATCAAGAATTACTTGATTCACCATTTGCAGATATTGCAAACATCGGTGGTCCATATGGCGGTGCGATTACGGCAGCATGTTTCCTTGAGCGCTTTACACGTGAATATCGTTGGGCTCATTTAGATGTAGCAGGAACAGCATGGCTTTCAGGCGCAGCTAAAGGTGCAACTGGTCGTCCAGTACCACTCCTCATGCAATTTTTAGCGAATCGTGTAAATACGAATGGCTAA
- the lptG gene encoding LPS export ABC transporter permease LptG, whose product MLARRIVAKYVTKTTALAMFGTTVVLSILQILFTYLGELGELKPDYNAWQALIYVFWGAPRYLYEILPISALIGAVIGLGSLATSSELIVMRSAGISLWRIVGWVMRSSLLLIILSFALSEWVIPYTNEKAESVKSHRSVAALGEVKGYWSREGQRFIYIDYANSQGNLKDIQVVDFDQNYYLQSLINAQQGQFVKDGQWALKKAEQMDILAAGNAIKTDHEEQSLSLALQPKYVHMVTLDPEDLSPSQLISFMRYMDEYSQVPKTYQLAFWQKVASPFSLIALVLVACSFIFGPLRQQSMGFRLVIALFIGLSFYYLQDFLGYASLVYAPSPAWFVLIPILLMFGAGSYLLYRAR is encoded by the coding sequence ATGTTAGCACGTCGAATAGTCGCCAAATATGTGACGAAAACCACTGCGCTTGCAATGTTTGGCACCACAGTTGTTTTGTCGATTTTACAGATATTATTTACGTACCTTGGTGAGTTGGGTGAGCTCAAACCAGACTATAACGCATGGCAAGCTCTCATCTATGTGTTCTGGGGAGCGCCTCGTTATCTATATGAAATTTTGCCTATTTCTGCCTTGATTGGTGCTGTAATTGGTTTAGGGTCACTGGCAACCAGCAGTGAACTTATTGTCATGCGCTCCGCTGGTATTAGCTTATGGCGTATTGTCGGTTGGGTGATGCGCTCATCTTTGTTGCTTATTATTTTGTCTTTTGCTTTAAGTGAATGGGTTATTCCATATACGAATGAAAAAGCGGAAAGTGTTAAAAGTCACCGCTCTGTAGCTGCTTTAGGCGAAGTGAAAGGTTATTGGTCACGTGAAGGGCAGCGATTTATCTATATCGACTATGCTAACTCTCAGGGCAACTTAAAAGATATTCAAGTGGTCGATTTTGACCAGAACTATTACTTGCAGTCATTAATTAATGCACAGCAAGGGCAGTTCGTAAAAGATGGTCAATGGGCTTTGAAGAAAGCAGAACAAATGGATATTTTGGCGGCAGGAAATGCCATCAAAACTGACCATGAAGAACAATCGCTTTCTTTAGCATTACAGCCTAAATATGTGCACATGGTGACGTTAGATCCTGAAGATTTATCGCCAAGCCAGCTGATTAGCTTCATGCGCTATATGGATGAATATAGTCAGGTTCCAAAGACCTATCAATTGGCTTTCTGGCAAAAAGTTGCCTCACCATTTTCATTGATTGCTCTGGTTCTCGTGGCGTGTTCATTTATTTTTGGGCCATTACGCCAACAATCGATGGGTTTCCGTTTGGTAATCGCATTGTTTATTGGTTTGAGTTTCTATTATTTGCAGGATTTCTTGGGTTACGCCAGCTTGGTTTATGCCCCATCTCCAGCGTGGTTTGTGCTTATACCTATCTTATTAATGTTTGGTGCCGGAAGTTATTTGCTTTACCGCGCTCGCTAG
- a CDS encoding sigma-54 dependent transcriptional regulator, with amino-acid sequence MAEQQPLVLLVDDEEDLCLLMQMTLARMGIKTHLAYRVEQAKQLFTQFHYDACLTDLNLPDGSGLELVKHVSQTYPHTPIAVLTAYGNMDIAIAALKAGAFDFVSKPINQIHLDQLLKKALNQPKPEHEFGETTLENDLLIGRSPPIQNLRIAIKKIARSQAPVFVTGESGTGKEVVANLIHRLSNRSEGPFIAINCGAIPTELMESELFGHKKGSFTGATQDKQGLILSAHGGSLFLDEIAELPLSMQVKLLRAVQEKKIRPVGSDQEIDVDFRVISASHQDLDLLVRQGKFRQDLFFRIHVMDIMLPPLRERGGDILLLANHFIQKVCMEWEIPSKQLTTTGETYLLQQDFPGNVRELRNMIERAITLSDDEFIDLTHLAPLLRGSSVNSQITTQPVNDTSTAITQARPKLPLEGLERYLENIEKDILLNALDMTHWNRTLAAKKLGMTFRSLRYRLKKFGLDTELGEEV; translated from the coding sequence ATGGCAGAACAGCAACCACTAGTTTTGCTTGTAGACGATGAAGAAGATTTGTGCCTTTTAATGCAAATGACTCTTGCACGAATGGGGATTAAGACACATCTTGCTTATCGGGTTGAACAGGCCAAACAACTCTTTACTCAGTTTCATTATGATGCATGCTTAACCGATTTAAACCTACCCGATGGTAGCGGTTTAGAATTGGTTAAACACGTTTCTCAAACTTACCCACACACACCAATTGCAGTTTTAACTGCATACGGCAATATGGATATTGCAATTGCAGCGTTAAAGGCGGGAGCTTTTGACTTTGTAAGTAAACCTATTAACCAAATTCATTTAGATCAGTTATTAAAAAAAGCGCTAAATCAGCCAAAACCAGAGCATGAGTTTGGTGAAACCACTTTGGAAAATGATCTATTAATTGGACGTTCTCCGCCAATACAAAACTTACGTATTGCTATTAAAAAGATAGCCCGCTCTCAAGCTCCTGTGTTTGTTACAGGCGAGTCTGGTACAGGTAAAGAAGTTGTTGCTAATCTTATTCACCGCTTGAGTAACCGTAGCGAAGGTCCGTTTATTGCGATTAACTGTGGCGCGATTCCAACCGAGCTCATGGAAAGTGAACTTTTCGGGCATAAAAAAGGCAGTTTCACTGGAGCGACCCAAGACAAACAAGGCCTTATTTTGTCTGCTCATGGCGGCAGTTTATTTTTAGATGAAATTGCCGAATTACCATTAAGTATGCAGGTTAAATTGCTTCGGGCAGTGCAAGAAAAGAAAATTCGTCCAGTAGGTTCAGATCAGGAAATTGATGTTGATTTTCGAGTGATTAGCGCCAGCCACCAAGATTTAGATTTATTAGTTCGACAAGGTAAATTCCGTCAGGACTTATTTTTCCGTATTCATGTGATGGATATCATGTTGCCACCACTGCGTGAACGCGGTGGCGATATTTTGCTATTAGCCAATCACTTTATTCAAAAGGTTTGTATGGAATGGGAAATTCCAAGCAAACAATTAACTACAACTGGTGAAACTTATTTATTACAGCAAGATTTTCCGGGTAATGTTCGTGAATTAAGAAATATGATTGAACGAGCTATTACCTTAAGTGATGATGAATTTATTGATTTAACACACCTAGCACCTCTTCTCAGAGGCAGTAGCGTTAACTCTCAAATCACCACTCAACCAGTGAATGACACATCGACTGCGATTACTCAGGCCCGACCAAAATTACCACTGGAAGGCCTAGAACGCTACTTAGAAAATATCGAAAAAGATATTCTGCTAAACGCACTAGATATGACTCATTGGAACCGAACCTTAGCAGCTAAAAAGCTAGGAATGACTTTTCGTTCTTTACGCTATCGACTGAAAAAGTTTGGCTTAGATACAGAATTGGGAGAAGAAGTATAA
- a CDS encoding riboflavin synthase: MFTGIIESLGKVESLQSVGGDVRLRIQTDLDMSDVHLGDSIATNGICLTVIEWGDNWYAADVSRESLNRTTLGNWKVGQRVNVEKAMLPTTRFGGHIVSGHVDGVGEITVVREDARSIYYEVTAPAELAKYLAEKGSVTVDGISLTINHLRGNILSLNLIPHTAERTNIGTWQVGSKVNLEVDVLARYIERLLLGDKAAEQKTESNISMAFLAENGFLK, encoded by the coding sequence ATGTTTACAGGCATTATTGAAAGTTTAGGAAAAGTCGAAAGCCTGCAAAGCGTAGGTGGTGATGTGCGTTTACGTATTCAGACTGATCTGGATATGTCAGATGTACATTTGGGTGACTCAATTGCAACCAATGGTATTTGTCTCACCGTGATTGAATGGGGCGATAACTGGTACGCAGCTGATGTTTCTCGTGAAAGTTTGAATCGTACGACTTTGGGTAACTGGAAAGTTGGGCAACGTGTCAATGTTGAAAAGGCAATGTTGCCGACAACACGCTTTGGTGGACACATTGTAAGTGGTCACGTTGATGGCGTAGGTGAAATTACCGTAGTGCGTGAAGATGCTCGCTCAATCTATTATGAAGTTACGGCACCCGCAGAACTTGCTAAATATTTAGCAGAAAAAGGTTCTGTGACTGTAGATGGGATTAGCTTAACAATTAACCACTTACGTGGAAATATTTTAAGCTTAAACTTAATTCCGCATACAGCAGAACGTACTAACATTGGAACGTGGCAAGTTGGCAGCAAAGTAAACCTTGAAGTCGATGTTTTAGCGCGTTATATCGAGCGTTTATTGCTAGGTGACAAAGCTGCTGAACAAAAAACAGAGTCAAATATTAGTATGGCTTTTTTAGCTGAGAATGGTTTTTTAAAATAA
- a CDS encoding DNA adenine methylase, whose product MNSEPSVYHKRRHAARTTDEYLFHQLVPYLGNKRRLLHLILEALEITGTLNSKKKNPPIFADFFAGSGVVSRLARQNGYRVIANDWEPYSHALNHAILACTDAPAFKELGGYQKAIDYLNRLPEVKGWVTHNLCPRNDDVYDPTRDRLFFKRRNGMRIDAIRQQIATWQAQGAINDVEMSALLAPLLYSASFVSNTSGVFKSFHQGWGGRTQTALERIESLLWLTPSRFCEIGDRKRPAAEMWCVDSQHLANQMSGFEVDVAYLDPPYNQHAYSSNYHVLNALTLWDQVDLPSPDTKGYKSGIDRAWRKERPSPYNSSKYAKDAYEKLLSTINARYILTSYSTDGNIEPKDLLMANLERGKVTLLTQDVPRYRVSKQRQSERARVLEFIVITDTHAKSGPPLRQLLGQLYHFAELGGVDTSGNSTQLALW is encoded by the coding sequence ATGAATTCAGAGCCTTCGGTTTATCACAAACGTCGTCATGCGGCCCGTACGACAGACGAATATCTTTTCCATCAGCTTGTTCCTTACCTAGGTAACAAGCGCCGATTGCTCCATCTAATTTTAGAAGCCCTTGAAATTACAGGGACACTGAATAGCAAGAAAAAGAATCCTCCGATTTTTGCCGATTTCTTTGCCGGCAGTGGTGTCGTGTCTCGTTTGGCGCGTCAAAATGGTTATCGTGTGATTGCAAATGACTGGGAACCTTATAGCCATGCATTAAATCATGCGATTTTAGCTTGTACCGATGCACCTGCTTTTAAAGAGCTGGGTGGTTATCAGAAGGCAATCGATTATTTAAATCGTTTACCTGAAGTTAAAGGTTGGGTAACGCATAACCTTTGTCCACGTAACGATGATGTATACGATCCAACCCGTGACCGTTTGTTCTTTAAACGCCGTAATGGTATGCGTATTGATGCGATTCGCCAGCAGATTGCAACATGGCAGGCACAAGGTGCAATTAATGATGTAGAGATGAGTGCTTTGCTCGCGCCATTACTCTATTCAGCAAGTTTTGTGAGTAACACCAGTGGTGTATTTAAAAGCTTTCACCAAGGGTGGGGCGGACGTACACAAACTGCATTGGAACGAATTGAGTCATTACTTTGGTTAACACCAAGCCGTTTTTGCGAGATTGGTGATCGTAAGCGTCCTGCTGCTGAAATGTGGTGTGTAGATTCCCAGCATTTAGCAAATCAAATGAGTGGTTTTGAAGTCGATGTTGCCTATCTCGATCCACCATATAACCAACATGCATATAGCAGTAATTACCATGTTTTGAATGCATTAACTTTATGGGATCAGGTTGATTTACCGTCACCAGATACCAAAGGTTATAAGAGTGGAATTGATAGAGCGTGGCGTAAAGAGCGCCCGAGTCCATATAACTCTTCTAAATATGCGAAAGATGCGTATGAAAAGTTACTTTCAACCATCAATGCCCGCTATATTCTGACCAGTTATTCAACTGATGGTAATATCGAGCCGAAAGATTTGCTTATGGCTAATTTGGAGCGCGGTAAAGTGACCTTGTTAACACAAGATGTTCCGCGCTATCGAGTAAGTAAACAGCGACAGTCTGAACGTGCACGCGTGCTTGAGTTTATTGTGATTACTGATACTCATGCTAAGTCAGGACCACCATTACGTCAGTTATTAGGCCAGCTTTACCACTTCGCCGAGCTAGGTGGTGTAGATACCTCAGGTAATAGTACACAGCTCGCACTTTGGTAA
- a CDS encoding DNA polymerase III subunit chi — protein MAKVSFYLFETSEERQVDSACRLCRKILQKHPKIWWYCSDVQLQQILDERLWDFDPVSFIAHGVDQTDAAVCISAKQPLEQGLLVFNFNNHALEQVDHFSHIIEIVENNETAKQIGREKFKMYRRLGIEPRTFKL, from the coding sequence ATGGCTAAAGTTAGTTTTTATCTGTTTGAAACCAGTGAAGAACGGCAAGTCGATAGTGCTTGCCGTTTATGTCGAAAAATATTACAGAAGCATCCTAAAATCTGGTGGTATTGCTCAGATGTGCAACTACAACAGATTCTTGATGAAAGATTATGGGACTTCGACCCTGTCAGTTTCATTGCGCATGGCGTTGACCAGACTGATGCTGCTGTATGTATTTCGGCTAAACAACCGCTTGAACAAGGCCTGTTAGTATTTAATTTTAACAATCATGCACTTGAACAAGTTGATCATTTTAGTCACATTATAGAAATTGTTGAAAATAATGAAACAGCCAAGCAAATTGGTCGAGAAAAATTTAAAATGTATCGCCGTTTGGGTATAGAACCGCGGACCTTTAAATTATAA